One genomic window of Bacteroidales bacterium includes the following:
- a CDS encoding PAS domain S-box protein, with the protein MKGSHDTDVAFAELNSLRKEYISLKKSYKKVIADFRLASLKLNESEDKYRLIFEHSGEAVLFTNPNGEIYAANPEACKMFLMTEKEICTAGRNKLLDLNDPQVIAGLKTRDETGVYRGEANMFRKDGTVFTALVSSIIFKDKQGKSRTCTIIRDNTENKKNIAELEFVQQQLRQQKLELQSVFDSTPSMMCIVDEHMQVLIANDAFKKSTAWQGASLHTLCSLLGCIEYNNKASDSQTIQKCGSCAIHNIIEDTFKTGNPNINLEHSTTLCSNSENHEVVLLVSTARLNSGDAFRILLTLSDITQLKKTELALLENETRFRGIFESSVAGMSAADTNGRLVLVNSAFARMYGYENPGQMLKEVSNASQLYANPDDRSELLKSIRKDGMIDGLEVEVVKKDGTHFFILVSGRKVYDVNGKYIYYIGIHIDITDRKVIEKELRESKKSLESFNQYLVSAREEERSQISREIHDHFGQSLTALKLDMNIFKQSLSGNADAFNKINEMVDLVSDLIKDVQRISSDLRPGILEDLGLQATFEWYCSEFMKRTNTMCFLRIGKGRFDNPQINLILFRTLQEALTNIIRHSGATVVDVNLKNQKHNIKLTIRDNGKGISKHEINSGISHGLAGIRERVKQFNGKLNILSRKGTILSIIIPISDTKTDDNTVS; encoded by the coding sequence ATGAAAGGCAGTCATGATACTGACGTAGCTTTTGCCGAACTGAACAGTCTTCGCAAAGAATATATTTCCCTAAAGAAATCATATAAGAAAGTTATTGCTGATTTCCGGCTGGCCTCGTTAAAATTAAACGAGAGTGAAGACAAGTACCGGCTGATTTTTGAGCATAGTGGTGAGGCCGTACTTTTTACCAATCCTAATGGTGAAATCTACGCGGCAAACCCGGAGGCCTGCAAAATGTTCCTGATGACTGAAAAGGAAATTTGTACTGCCGGTCGGAATAAACTTCTTGATTTAAATGATCCGCAGGTAATTGCCGGATTGAAAACAAGGGATGAAACAGGTGTTTATCGGGGTGAGGCCAATATGTTCAGAAAGGACGGCACTGTATTTACAGCATTAGTCTCAAGCATTATATTCAAAGATAAACAGGGTAAGTCCAGAACCTGCACTATTATAAGGGATAATACAGAAAACAAGAAGAATATTGCTGAATTGGAATTCGTTCAGCAACAACTCCGGCAGCAGAAGCTTGAATTGCAGTCAGTTTTTGATTCCACGCCTTCCATGATGTGCATTGTTGATGAACATATGCAGGTTCTAATTGCGAATGACGCCTTTAAAAAGTCAACCGCATGGCAGGGCGCATCCTTACATACCCTTTGCAGCCTGCTGGGATGTATTGAGTACAATAATAAAGCTAGTGATAGCCAAACCATACAAAAATGCGGATCATGCGCTATTCACAATATAATTGAAGATACTTTTAAAACCGGTAATCCAAATATAAATCTGGAACATTCAACTACTCTGTGTTCAAACAGTGAAAACCATGAGGTGGTTTTGCTTGTTTCAACCGCAAGATTGAATTCCGGAGATGCATTCCGCATTCTTCTGACACTATCCGACATAACTCAACTGAAAAAAACCGAGCTTGCTTTACTGGAAAATGAAACCAGGTTCAGGGGAATTTTCGAAAGTTCTGTTGCCGGAATGTCAGCTGCAGATACAAACGGCAGACTGGTACTCGTGAATTCAGCTTTTGCCAGGATGTATGGTTATGAGAATCCGGGGCAGATGCTTAAGGAGGTTTCCAATGCAAGTCAATTATATGCAAATCCGGATGACAGGTCGGAGCTTTTAAAATCAATCAGAAAAGATGGAATGATTGATGGTCTTGAAGTTGAGGTCGTTAAAAAAGACGGAACCCATTTTTTTATTCTGGTTTCCGGTCGCAAAGTATATGATGTCAACGGAAAATACATTTATTATATTGGAATTCATATTGATATAACTGATCGCAAGGTAATTGAAAAGGAATTACGGGAATCCAAGAAAAGTCTTGAATCATTTAATCAATACCTGGTAAGCGCCAGGGAGGAAGAGAGAAGCCAGATTTCAAGGGAAATTCATGATCATTTTGGCCAGTCGCTTACTGCGTTAAAGCTTGATATGAACATATTCAAACAAAGCCTTTCAGGAAATGCAGATGCCTTCAATAAGATCAATGAAATGGTCGACCTGGTATCCGATTTGATTAAAGATGTACAAAGGATATCCTCCGATTTAAGGCCTGGCATACTCGAAGATCTTGGTTTACAGGCTACTTTTGAATGGTATTGCAGTGAGTTCATGAAAAGAACAAATACTATGTGTTTTCTCAGAATTGGTAAAGGACGTTTTGACAATCCACAAATCAACCTGATTCTTTTCAGAACCCTGCAGGAAGCACTTACCAATATTATCAGACACTCCGGAGCAACTGTAGTTGATGTTAACCTGAAAAATCAGAAACATAATATAAAACTTACAATCAGGGATAACGGCAAGGGAATATCGAAACATGAAATAAATTCCGGAATTTCACACGGATTGGCAGGTATAAGGGAAAGAGTGAAACAATTCAACGGAAAGCTCAATATATTGAGCAGGAAAGGTACCATACTTTCCATTATCATACCCATTTCAGATACTAAAACCGATGACAATACTGTTAGCTGA
- a CDS encoding ATP-binding cassette domain-containing protein: protein MITVSNLGIQFGKRILFQDVNLKFSPGNCYGIIGANGAGKSTFLKMLYGEVDNMRGSVSIGPGERLSVLKQDHFEFDNDTVLNTVLMGHPELWQLMNEKEALYAKPDFSEADGIKASVLEEKFSHLDGWNAESNAAILLSGMGIREDMHHKLMKELSGKQKVKVLLAQALFDKPDNLLLDEPTNDLDLETVNWLEHFLSEFENTVLVVSHDRHFLDAICTHTVDIDFSKVRMFAGNYSYWYESSQLALRQQLQQNQKAEEKKKELLEFIARFSANVAKSKQTTSRKKMIEKLNIEEIKPSSRKYPGIIFTPGREPGNNILTVKDLSGSVEGKTLFKKLSFTINKNDKIVFLSRDPRAMTALFEILKGHVKPDHGTFEWGQTIVKAYLPLENDKFFNKGMTLIEWLAQYSEDTSELYLRGYLGKMLFSGEEVYKNTTVLSGGEKVRCMIARMMIRNANVLLLDTPTNHLDLESIQAFNNTLIKFKGNVLMSSHDHEFIQTVCNRIIEITPNGMIDKEMDYDDYITDDKLMEMRNKLYGD from the coding sequence ATGATAACTGTTTCCAACCTTGGTATTCAATTCGGTAAGAGGATCCTGTTCCAGGACGTTAACCTGAAATTTTCGCCCGGCAACTGCTATGGGATCATTGGTGCTAATGGCGCCGGTAAATCTACCTTTCTGAAGATGCTATACGGCGAGGTGGATAACATGCGGGGAAGTGTATCCATTGGTCCGGGTGAACGATTATCGGTATTGAAGCAGGATCATTTTGAATTCGATAATGATACGGTTCTCAACACGGTACTGATGGGCCATCCCGAACTCTGGCAGTTGATGAATGAAAAAGAAGCCCTTTATGCCAAACCCGATTTTTCAGAAGCCGACGGAATAAAGGCTTCCGTTCTCGAAGAGAAATTCAGCCACCTCGATGGCTGGAATGCCGAAAGCAACGCCGCCATATTATTAAGTGGTATGGGCATCAGGGAAGACATGCATCATAAACTGATGAAGGAGCTGAGCGGTAAACAGAAGGTGAAGGTGCTGCTTGCCCAGGCTCTGTTCGACAAGCCCGACAACCTGCTGTTGGATGAGCCTACCAATGACCTTGACCTTGAAACCGTAAACTGGCTTGAACACTTTCTTTCTGAGTTTGAGAATACCGTATTGGTGGTGTCCCACGATAGGCATTTCCTGGATGCCATCTGCACCCATACGGTGGATATTGATTTCAGCAAAGTAAGGATGTTTGCCGGGAATTACAGCTATTGGTATGAGTCGAGCCAGCTTGCCCTAAGACAGCAGTTGCAGCAAAATCAGAAGGCTGAGGAAAAAAAGAAGGAGCTGCTCGAATTTATTGCCCGGTTCAGCGCCAATGTGGCCAAAAGCAAACAGACCACCAGCCGGAAAAAAATGATCGAAAAGCTCAACATTGAGGAAATAAAGCCATCCTCGCGAAAATACCCGGGTATCATCTTCACACCCGGCCGTGAACCCGGTAATAATATCTTAACCGTTAAAGATCTTTCGGGCAGTGTGGAAGGGAAAACACTGTTTAAAAAGCTTTCTTTCACCATCAACAAGAACGATAAAATAGTATTTCTTTCAAGGGATCCCAGGGCCATGACTGCCCTTTTTGAAATCCTGAAGGGACATGTGAAACCGGATCACGGTACCTTCGAATGGGGCCAGACTATTGTAAAGGCATACCTTCCTCTTGAAAACGACAAATTCTTTAATAAAGGAATGACCTTGATCGAGTGGCTTGCCCAGTATTCTGAAGATACAAGCGAACTATACCTTCGCGGATACCTGGGCAAAATGCTGTTTTCCGGTGAGGAAGTCTACAAGAATACAACCGTCCTGTCGGGCGGGGAGAAAGTACGGTGTATGATTGCCCGCATGATGATCCGGAATGCCAACGTGTTGCTGCTGGATACCCCGACCAACCACCTCGACCTGGAATCGATCCAGGCATTTAACAATACGCTGATCAAATTCAAGGGCAATGTGCTCATGTCATCACACGACCATGAGTTTATCCAGACCGTCTGCAACCGCATCATCGAGATCACCCCGAATGGTATGATCGATAAAGAAATGGATTATGATGATTACATCACGGATGACAAACTGATGGAGATGCGGAATAAATTGTACGGGGATTAG